DNA sequence from the Oncorhynchus clarkii lewisi isolate Uvic-CL-2024 chromosome 9, UVic_Ocla_1.0, whole genome shotgun sequence genome:
ccccgttcaaaggtacttCAATATTTTGACTTGCccagtcaccctctgaatggcacagatacacaatcaatgtctcaattgtctcaaggcttaaaaacccttctttaaccacctgtctcctctctttcatctacactgattttaagtggatttaacaggtgacatcaataagggatcagagctttcacctggattcacctggtcagtctacatcatggaatgagaaggtgttcctaatgttttgtacactctgtgtatattCACATTTCTCTGtgctctcttccctctgtctctctctttctctctccctccttctccttacCTCAGAGCCTCCTGGTCTTGGTCCTGGCTGCCTGTTTCCAGCCTGTCATCTGTAAACCTGTTGATGGCGGCTGGTAGACCTGGTAACCCGGCCTGCTGCTGCAGCCTCTCCTGCCTGTATCTGTTGAGCAGGGCCTGGGTGAGCTGGGGGTCCAGTAGGCCCTGCCATGGAGCTGCAGCCTGCGGCTTTCCCATTCTCATCCCCTGCACTGTCTCATCGTAGTCACGGGTATAGGGCCCTTGGAAGTCCCCTGGCCCATGgtcctcctcacctccctcctctccggcAGCTCCTTCAGCTTCACTGAGGAGGCGGAGCAACCCGGCCAGGTACGCCGTTTCCTGTTCATGCCTCTCGTCGTTCTCCACCAATTGCTGCACAGCCTGGCCTAAGCCCtgccccctccactcctctggttGGTAGAGCAGCTCGTTACCCCCCCGCCGGGTCAGGACGTCAGCCGACTCCCCAGGATAGGACATCATCCCGGCCTCGTACGGCAGCGAATCACGGAGGTCTCTGCGGAGACGCCTGACCCCGCCTCCAGTGGCGTCCAGACCACGCCCCGCCACGCCACGGGCAGCGGACAATGActaagagggagaaagagagagacagaaagagaggagaaacaaagagagagagaggaaagagagatgcagagagagaagaaacagatagacaggatgagagagagatatgttggTTATTTTTAGGACTTTGTAATAGACTAAGACAATGTCGACGCCCACATACATTAACAGTTGAAACTCTGAGATGACACAGCAGTAATTCTCCCCTGGAACTCTGAGATGACACAGCAGTAAGTCTCCCCTGGAACTCTGAGATGACACAGCAGTAAGTCTCCCCTGGAACTCTGAGATGACACAGCAGTAAGTCTCCCCTGGAACTCTGAGATGACACAGCAGTAAGTCTCCCCTGGAACTCTGAGATGACACAGCAGTAAGTCTCCCCTGGAACTCTGAGATGACACAGCAGTAAGcctcggatgtggcagggcttgcaaactattacagactacaaagggaagcacagccaagagctgcccagtgacacgagactACCAGACTACTaaactaaactacttctatgctcgcttcgaggtaaataacactgaaatatgcatgagagcaccagctgttccggaagactgtgtgattacgctctccgcagccgatgtgagtaaaacctttaaacaggtcaacattcacaaggccgcagggccagatggattactaggacgtgtactgcgagcatgcgctgaccaaccaaccaagtgtcttcactgacattttcaacctctccctgtccgagtctgtaataccaacatgtttcaagcagaccaccatagttcctgtgtgcaggaacactaaggtaacctgcctaaatgactactgacccgtagcactcacgtctgtagccatgaagtgctttgaaaggcttgtcATGGCTCACTTTAACAcccttatcccagaaaccctagacccactccaatttgcataacgccctaacagatccacagatgatgcaatctctattgcactccacactgccctttcctacctggacaaaaggaacacctatgtgagaatgctgttcattgactagagctcagcgttcaacaccatagtgccctcaaagctcatcactaagctaaggaccctgggactgaacagctctctctgcaactggatcatggacttcctgacgggtcgcccccaggtgatcagggtaggtaacaacacatctggcATGCTGATCCTGAACACAGgtacccctcaggggtgcgtgcttagtcccttcctgtactccctgttcactcatgactgcacggccaggcacgactccaacaccatcattaagtttgccgaggACACAACAGTCATCAACAGCgacgagacagcatatagggaggagattagagacctggccgtgtgttgccaggaaaacaacctctccctcaatgtgatcaagacaaaggagatgattgtggacgagaggaaaaagagggccgAGCCACGCCCCCGTTCTCATCGACGGACCTGTagcggagcaggttgagagcttcaaattccttggtgtccacatcaccaacaaactagaatggtccaaacacaccaagacagtcgtgaagagggcacaacaacacattttctcccctcaggagactaaaaagatttggcattggtcctcaaatcctcaaaggttctacagctgcaccatcgagagcatggttgcatcactgcctggtatggcaactgctcggcctccgatagcaaggcactacagagagtaatgcgtaactgcccagtacatcaccggggcaacgcttcctgccatccaggacctctataccaggcggtgtcagaggaaggccctaaaaattgtcaaagactacagccaccctagtcatagactgttctctctgctaccgcacggcaagcggtaccggagtgccaagtctaggtccaagaggcttctaaacagctcctCCTAAACAGCTCCTACAcccaagactcctgaacagctaatcaaatggctacccagattatttgcattgccccccttcttttacactgctgctactctctgttgttatcatctatgcatagtcactttaataactctacctacatattacctaaatgaaccggtgcccctgcacattgactctgtacaggtacccccctgtatatagtctcgctattgttattttactgctgctctttaattacttgttacttttatttcttattcttattcatattttgtatttatttcatatctattttttaaaactgcattgttggttaggggctcgtaagtaagcatttcactgtattcgggcgcatgtgactaatacaatttgatatgatttgattttgatttgatttgctggggacaataaaaggccactctaaaatgttcagttttgtcacacaacacaatgccacagatttctcaagttttgagggagcgtacaattggcatgctgactgcaggaatgtccaacagagctgttgccagagaaattcatgttaatttctctaccataagccgcctccaatgtcgttttagagtgTCCAATGTCCAACCAGACTcacaaccacatgtaaccaccaccagcccaggatctccgcgtccggcttcttcacctgcgggatcgtctgagaccagccacctggacagctgatgaaactgtgggatcgtctgagaccagccacctagacagctgatgaaactgtgggatcctctgagaccagccacccagacagctgatgaaactgcgatcgtctgagaccagccacccagacagctgatgaaactgtgggatcgtctgagaccagccacccggacagctgatgaaactgtgggatcctctgagaccagccacccagacagctgatgaaactgtgggatcctctgagaccagccacccagacagctgatgaaactgtgggatcctctgagaccagccacccagacagctgatgaaactgggatcgtctgagaccagccacccagacagctgatgaaactgtgggatcgtctgagaccagccacccagacagctgatgaaactgtgggatcgtctgagaccagccacctggacagctgatgaaactgtgggatcgtctgagaccagccaccaggacagctgatgaaactgtgggatcctctgagaccagccacccagacagctgatgaaactgtgggatcgtctgagaccagccaccaggacagctgatgaaactgtgggatcgtctgagaccagccaccaggacagctgatgaaactgtgggatcgtctgagaccagccaccaggacagctgatgaaactgtgggtttgtacaACCGAATAATTTCTGCACATACTCCCAGAAACCGTCTCGGGTAAaatcatctgcgtgctcgtcgccctcaccagggtcttgacctgactgcagttcagggttgtaacagacttcagtggtcaaatgttcaccttcgataaccactggcacactggagaagtgtactagatggatgaatcccggtttcaactgtaccggacagatggcgtcgtgtgggtgagcggtttactgatgtcaacgttgtgaacagagggcCCCATGGTGgtcggtggggttatggtaatggcagccataagctacggacaacgaatacAATTGCATTTGATCAATGGcaagataccgtgacgagatcctgaggcccattgtcgtgccattcatctgccgccatcacctcatgtttcagcatgataatgcatggccccatatcgcaaggatcagtacacaattcctggaagctgaaaatgtcccagctcCAACCCCCTACTTTACTCCTCCTAacctccccaccccctcctctacctctatatcacctcctctacctccacatcacctcctctacctctatatcacctcctctacctctatatcacctcctctacctctatatcacctcctctatatctcctcctctacctctacatctcctcctctacctctatatctcctcctctacctctatatctcctcctctacctctatatcacctcctctacctctatatcACCTCCTCTACCCCtatatctcctcctctacctctgtaTCACCTTCTCTACCTCTATATCACCTCCTCAACCTTTATATCTCCTACTCtatatctcctcctctacctctatatctcctcctctacctctatatctcctcctctacctctatatcacctcctctacctctatatctcctcctgtacctttatatctcctcctctaccGCTACAtcacctcctctacctctatatctcatcctctacctctatatcacctcctctacctctatatcacctcctctacctctacagcacctcctctacctctacatcacctcctctacctctatatcacctcctctacctctatatcacctcctctacctctatatctcctcctgtacctatatatctcctcctctacctttatatctcctcctctaccGCTACAtcacctcctctacctctatatcacctcctctacctctatatcacctcctctacctctatatcacctcctctacctctatatcACCTCCTCTACCTttatatctcctcctctacctctacaacacctcctctacctctacatctcctcctctacctctatatctcctcctctacctctatatcacctcctctacctctatatctcctcctctacctctatatctcctcctctacctctatatctcctcctctacctctatatcacctcctctacctctatatcacctcctctacctctacagcacctcctctacctctacaccacctcctctacctctacatcacctcctctacctctacatcacttcctctacctctatatcacctcctctacatcccctcctctacctctatatctcatcctctacctctatatctcctcctctacctctacagcacctcctctacctctacatcacctcctctacctctacatctcctcctctacctctacaccacctcctctacctctacatcacctcctctacctctacatcacttcctctacctctatatcacctcctctacatcccctcctctacctctatatctcatcctctacctctatatctcctcctctacctctacagcacctcctctacctctacatcacctcctctacctctacatcacctcctctacctctacatcacctcctctacctctatatctcctcctctacatcccctcctctacctatatttctcctcctctacctctacatcacctcctctacctctacatcacCTACTCTACATCTACAtcacctcctctacctctatatcACCTCCTCTACAtcacctcctctacctctataGCTCCTCTACCTCtatacctcctcctctacatctcctcctctacctctatatctcctcctctacctctatatcacctcctctacatcccctcctctacctctatatcacctcctctacctctacatctcctcctctacctctatatcacctcctctacatcccctcctctacctctatataacctcctctacctctatatcTCCTCCTCTACATCACCTCCTCAACCTCTATATGTCCTCCTCTATGTCTAcatctcctcttctacctctatatcacctcctctacctctatatctcctcctctacctctacatctcatcctctacctctatatctcctctacctctatatctcctcctctacctctatatcTCCTTTTCTACAtcacctcctctacctctatatctcctcctctacctctacaacACCTCCTCTACCACTACAtcacctcctctacctctatatctcctcctctacatcacctcctctacctctatttctcctcctctacctctatatcTCCTCCTCTACATCTACTTCTTATCCTGCAAAGTACTACTTTTTATACTGCAATTGTTCCCTTCTCATGACCTTTCCATCATATTCTACACTCCTTCATAATGTCCCTAGCTACTAGCCAATCAATCTCTAGAGTGACTCAAATTAATGAAAAATGGCCACCGCTTATCTTTGCTCCACCTTTAGTAAATGTGATGACAACTGAAAGCTGTACACCTTTTGAACGGAACACATTGGTCTCAGATGAACAGTTTCCCTACTGCACCAAATGTGTAGAAACTCATCaataaaacacacagagagagagagagagagagagagagagagagagagagagagtagaaagagagagagagaagaaagagagagagagagagagtagaaagagagagagagagagagagtagaaagagagcgagatagtagaaagagagagagagagtagaaagagagagagagagagagtagaaagagagagagagagagagagagagtagaaagagagagtagaaagagagagagagagagagagagagtagaaagagagagtagaatgagagagagagagagagagagagagtagaaagagagagagagagagagagagagagagagtagaaagagagagagagtagaaagagagagagagtagaaagagagagagataatattatATTGTGAAGATGGAGCCCGTGCCCTCAAAGCCTGTTGCCATAGCAGCTAGCTCCTCTCTTCCTAGCAGTAGGTTATGCTAATTGGATTGTTGTCGCATCAGCTATTGATACTGTGGAACCATATATTACCAAGGCTGAATGGTGTAGAGGCAAtacagtgatgtgtgtgtgtgtgtgtgtgtgtgtgtgtgtgtgtgtgtgtgtgtgtgtgtgtgtgtgtgtgtgtgtgtgtgtgtgtgtgtgtgtgtgcgcgtgtgtgtgtgtgtgtgtgtgtgacagacaaacagacacatgaCAGCGTTATCAGTATCCATACAGTACAGTCAACATCTTTATCACTGTTAATTCAGTTCAGCTCTGTGTTCAGGCTATCGTTGTCTGAATGAGAGTTTTAATGTAATATTACATActtcagtagactacagctataATATTACATActtcagtagactacagctataATATTAAAATATTATTGCCatgaggaaagcccaaaaaacagtcaaagactacagccacccaagtcatagactgttctctctgctaccgcacgtcaagcggtaccggagcgccatgtctaggtccaagaggcttttaaacagcttctaccccccaagccataaaccTGCTGAACAGTTAGtcatggccacccagactatttacattaaccccctttgtttttacactgctgctacctgTTTACTctatatgcagtcactttacccctacctacatgtccaaattacctccactaacctCGACACATTGTctcagtaccggtactccctgtataaagcagggtgtagtaacctagtgtagtaaccagggtgtagtaacctatgttgtaaccagggtgtagtaacctagtgttgtaaccagggtgtagtaacctagtgttgtaaccagggtgtagtaacctagtgttgtaaccagggtgtagtaacctagtgttgtaaccagggtgtagtaacctagtgttgtaaccagggtgtagtaacctagtgttgtaaccagggtggtgtaacctagtgttgtaaccagggtgtagtaacctagtgttgtaaccagggtgtagtaacctagtgttgtaaccagggtgtagtaacctagtgttgtaaccagggtgttgtaacctagtgttgtaaccagggtgtagtaacctagtgttgtaaccagggtgtagtaacctagtgttgtaaccagggtg
Encoded proteins:
- the LOC139417434 gene encoding uncharacterized protein; amino-acid sequence: MSGLLTTNSSSVLLLLSVSPTLLLLLFLPPLPLEAKSLSAARGVAGRGLDATGGGVRRLRRDLRDSLPYEAGMMSYPGESADVLTRRGGNELLYQPEEWRGQGLGQAVQQLVENDERHEQETAYLAGLLRLLSEAEGAAGEEGGEEDHGPGDFQGPYTRDYDETVQGMRMGKPQAAAPWQGLLDPQLTQALLNRYRQERLQQQAGLPGLPAAINRFTDDRLETGSQDQDQEALRYLVTKILSSISPNNPQGSSGRRARRDLVSVSGGGGGGVRAASEPVFHRSRRSLVSPPTPSPSREPSPGLLRVKRLGYMEEGPGWLGGEREGHKTPNHAVGLQRMKRIDNELQAQPGGRPSRRRRALNYDPQALTHDPELLVQHILHYLPQ